In Archangium lipolyticum, a single genomic region encodes these proteins:
- a CDS encoding SMP-30/gluconolactonase/LRE family protein — translation MRRFPYELLTAWMLMGSSQTLAAPPPPLYRQEVVVAGSPFQGVHGMAVDGKGHLLASNLLGQSVHSIDLKDGKVSTLVGPPLGGADDVTLGPDGSIYWTGYFSGQLMRRTPDGKTRVIARDLPGLNSLAFRRDGRFYVTQLGRGDALWEVDPNGKKPPRKILSGPGFLNGFEFGPDDKLYGPLLLKGQIARVDVDTGKIEVVAEGFAMPTAVNFDSSREHLYVVDAVRGELVRVRVATGGKEVVAKLPTGLDNLAMGPDDQVYVSNMVDNDIRVVNPADGSVRPVVEARLSVPSGLAVAPDDPDERLYVADVYALRQVGGRDGKILQTTRALSTRMTFPMQVSLSAKHVVLSSAYLGSVQVLDRASGEVLRTIPNTNGVQGVLELSDGTLLVAEATTGRLVRVDAAEPAGTTVLTGGLEGPVGLVADTEAVEPGVYVTEVRSGRVTRVRLSDGTRRTVAKGLKAPEGIARHPDGGLIVAEVGRKQLVRIDPATGRSTVLASGLRIGLPESAGLPPGYLPTGVAVGGSGTIYLSSDVESALYRFVPAR, via the coding sequence ATGCGCCGATTTCCCTATGAGCTCTTGACCGCCTGGATGTTGATGGGGAGCAGCCAGACCCTGGCCGCTCCTCCTCCACCGCTCTACCGCCAGGAGGTGGTGGTAGCCGGCTCTCCCTTCCAAGGCGTCCATGGGATGGCCGTCGATGGCAAGGGGCACCTGCTGGCCAGCAATCTGCTCGGCCAGTCGGTCCACTCCATCGACTTGAAGGATGGCAAGGTGTCCACCCTGGTGGGGCCTCCGCTGGGTGGCGCGGATGACGTGACCCTGGGTCCCGATGGTTCCATCTACTGGACCGGTTATTTCTCCGGCCAGTTGATGCGGCGCACTCCGGATGGGAAGACGCGCGTCATCGCCAGGGATCTGCCGGGTCTCAACTCGCTGGCCTTCCGCCGCGATGGCAGGTTCTACGTCACCCAGCTCGGCCGGGGCGATGCGCTGTGGGAAGTGGACCCGAACGGGAAGAAGCCGCCTCGGAAGATCCTCTCCGGGCCCGGCTTCCTCAACGGCTTCGAGTTCGGCCCGGACGACAAGCTGTACGGCCCGCTCCTGCTCAAGGGGCAGATCGCCCGCGTGGACGTGGACACGGGGAAGATCGAGGTCGTGGCGGAGGGCTTCGCGATGCCGACCGCCGTCAACTTCGACTCGAGCCGCGAGCACCTCTATGTGGTCGACGCGGTGCGGGGCGAGTTGGTGCGCGTCCGGGTGGCCACGGGAGGCAAGGAGGTCGTCGCGAAGCTGCCCACCGGGCTCGACAACCTGGCGATGGGCCCCGATGACCAGGTGTACGTGTCCAACATGGTGGACAACGACATCCGCGTGGTCAATCCCGCCGATGGCTCCGTCCGGCCCGTCGTCGAGGCGCGCTTGAGCGTGCCCTCCGGCCTCGCCGTCGCGCCGGATGATCCGGACGAGCGCCTGTACGTGGCGGACGTGTACGCCCTTCGCCAGGTGGGAGGGCGGGATGGGAAGATCCTCCAGACGACCCGGGCCCTCTCCACGCGGATGACCTTCCCGATGCAGGTGAGCCTGAGCGCGAAGCACGTGGTGCTCAGCAGTGCCTATCTCGGCAGCGTGCAGGTCCTGGATCGGGCCTCCGGAGAGGTCCTGCGGACGATTCCCAACACGAATGGCGTCCAGGGCGTGCTCGAGCTTTCCGATGGCACGCTGCTCGTCGCCGAGGCCACCACGGGCCGGCTGGTGCGGGTGGATGCCGCCGAGCCCGCCGGGACCACGGTACTGACCGGGGGCCTGGAGGGGCCGGTGGGACTGGTGGCCGACACGGAGGCGGTGGAGCCGGGGGTGTATGTCACCGAGGTGCGCTCGGGGCGGGTGACCCGGGTGCGCCTGTCGGATGGCACCCGGCGCACGGTGGCCAAGGGCCTCAAGGCCCCCGAGGGCATCGCCCGGCACCCGGACGGCGGGCTGATCGTCGCGGAGGTGGGCCGCAAGCAGCTGGTGCGCATCGATCCGGCCACGGGGCGCTCCACCGTGCTCGCGAGCGGCTTGCGCATCGGCCTGCCCGAGAGCGCGGGCCTGCCGCCGGGCTACCTCCCCACGGGCGTCGCCGTGGGCGGCTCGGGCACCATCTACCTGTCGTCCGATGTCGAGAGCGCCCTCTACCGGTTCGTGCCAGCGCGCTGA